The Candidatus Delongbacteria bacterium DNA segment AAATCATAATCCTGCTTTTGGCTATAATACGCTTGAAGGTTATCTTGAAGAAAATTGTGTTCGGGCAATGGATCAGATTATAAATGAAGATGCTAAAACCCGTTGGAAAGAGAATGATGATGGTATGCATGTTTTCGCTGCGGCACTTTATTATGTAATGAAACATAAAAATTTCTATGATTCTGGTATGGGTATAACTGAATTTTTGTATAAGGAAGTGACAGATGGGGGATTAACTAAAGGTAATATTGTTAAAGTCTATAATGAATTTTATGGGGATTGATAGGGTAGGGGAGATGTAGAATTGCGAATGATAATTTAAACTGCATTATTATTACATAAGATTTAGAGCTAATTTATTCATTAGTCATTTATAGCTTGATTAAAAAAATACGCTAACTAATTTATTTTTGAAGTATGTCATAAATACATCCATTTAGATCTTTGAGTAAATTGTATAAGTAGTGGCACAGTTTACTTAGTAGTTTCATGTCAGATTATTATACTGTTTGAGTAGAATACAAACGCTGGAATATAGCCAACTATCTGCCATTACTTATACAAATTCTTGTGTTAAGTAGTTATTCTTTCAATTTTAAAATAGTCCTACCTTTAAGTTTACCTTCGAGCATCAAGGAAATTTGTTGTTGTATGTCTTCAAGCTTAATTTCAACGCAAGTATCTTCTAATTGTTTTGGTTTCCATTTATCAGATAGCATTTCCCATACAATTGACCTGTATTTCATAGGGTAGTTTTGAGAATCAATTCCAATTAGTGTAATCCCCCTCAGGATAAAAGGAAAAACGGTTAAGTCAAGTTTAGGTGACGCTACATTACCACAACAAGTTACGACACCAACCGAAGCTGTTGATTTAATAATGTTTTCAAGTATTTCTCCACCAACAGTGTCTATTGCTCCTGCAAACAGAGGTTTCAACAACGGTTTTTTATCTAATAATTCAAATTCGTTGCGCAATATAATCTCTTTTGCACCAAGGTTTAATAAATAATCTCGTTCTGTTTCTTTTCCAGTTATCGCAACTACATTATATCCCAATTTGCTTAATATAGAAATACTTATTGAACCAACTCCACCAGTCGCTCCTGAAACTACAATTTTTCCATCATCAGGTTTTATCAATTCAGTCAGTCTTAAAACCGACATACCTGCAGTTAATCCAGCAGTCCCGTAAACCATGGCTTCTTTCATTGACAAATTTTTAGGAAGTTTTACTGCCCACTTGGATGGAACTTTAATATATTCAGCAAATCCTCCAGCTGTATTCATTCCTAAATCATAGCTGGTTACTATTACTTTCTCACCCACCTTTAGTGTTTCGTCGTTTGATTTTTCAATTATTCCAACAGCATCAATACCAGGGGTATGTGGATAACTTTTTGTAACCCCTTTATTTCCAGAAGCTGACAAAGCATCTTTGTAGTTTAGTGAACTGTAATGAACTTTCACTAATATTTCCATTTTTTCCAGAGTGCCAAATTCAATTTCTTGAACTGAACCAATGAAGATTCCATTTTTTTCTTCAACCCGAAATGCCTTAAATGTAGAATCTGTAAATGTCATTATTTAGTCCTTTCATTTTAACTAGTACTTATAATATATATCAAATCAATAAATTTCATAGAATAGTGTGTAGCCTTTCTAATATTTAACACAACACTATCACTACGCTTTTCGTATATTTCTATACGATTCCCACTCAATAGAGTGTAGTGTCAAACGGAATTCCTTTCGATGAATCCAAGGGGTATTAAATAGATTGTTATTTGTATGTGCTTTCTGCAAGTTCAATTTTTTAAATCTCAAATTCATCGTTTGGAGAATATTTTTTTAGATTTATCATATTTTCCACTTTAGAAATAAAATAAGCTTCTGATTTACCAAACACTTTGCAAATTTTCTCATCAATGACTTCAATGCATATATCTTCATTTATACCGAAAGCTTTATTGTAGCTGAATTTATCAAATTGATCATTTAATTCTTTAAAACCATTTCTTTCAATGAAATGAGGTACAATAAGAATTTCCTTTAGTAAACCATAAGCCTGATAGCTTTTGTTTGCATGATATTTTTCATTACAAAATTCTTCTACTGTTAAAATTGCTCCTGCTGATAAACCTGCATAGGGACAACCATCATAATACTTATCTTTTATTATAGTTCCAACTTTTTCATAACAATAAATATCTATATAAAGTGAAGTGTTACCTCCTCCAATAAAGATTCCTGTAGATTCTTTTATCCTCTCAAGATTCTCATCAGAGATTTTCAAGCTGTTTTTTTCTGGTACAATAAAAGATATATTTTTAACTCCATAAGTTTCTATGGGTTTTTTATAGCCATCAATATATTTCTCCCAACCTTCAGAACCTTGTAAAAGCACAACTATCTTTGCATCTTTTCCACCGCTTGATACAACAAAAGGTTCTAGAGTAGTCTTAAAATTATCTGTTAGACCACCATATAGATATAATTTTCTTTTCATATTATCCTGTTTTTCTATTTAAACCAAAAATCAAATATACTTTTCATTTTAATTCAATTTCATGTTCAATAATTGATTCTTCATTTTCCCCAATTACTTCTAACTCTAAAACCAATTTATAAAATCATATCTAAAGAATAGAAAGTTACATTGTACTCTTTTCCATCAGAAGCAGTTGAAAAGTAATTCTTTACAACTGAATTTCCCTCTAATTTACATTCTTTAAATATGTTAGCAATATATTGCCCAATATTTTGCTTTGAGGTGTCAAAAAGTTCAGCTAGTTGATTTTGATTCATCCAAACAGATCCATCTTTGGCATATAGAGAGACTGATGCTTTTCCATCAACTGTGTTGTATATGATTATATTTTTATCCATTTATCTACCATTTTAAGTATGAAGTTAGAAAAGTAAATTCATATAAAAATAATATAAACAAATAATTTAGTGAATCACTATTATTTTGACTCCTTTATGTAGTTCTAAATCCAACATTCTCATGCATAACGGTTGGGCTATGTCACGTTTTAATGGCATATAACCTGCGTTATCGGTTGGATTTTGGGGTTTTACCATTTATAGTCTTATTTATTACTAACACCGGCATAACTGGCGGCTTAGGTGAAAGTCGATTAACAGAGATCTTTGATTCGAAGTTTTGGGAAAAGACCACTTCGAGGGCACTTAGTTGTCCGCATTTATGCTTTTGCTGTTAGGCATTTTCTCTACAAACGTAACTTTAACTCTTTTGGACTTTAGCATATAGGGAACCCAAATGAGCCCTACAACTAATACGCGCCCATATTCTTTTGCTGTATCAGGGTCAAACATTGGTTCTCCTGGCATTACAAAGGAAATTAACCAAGCATCTAAAGGTATAAATATAAGGGAGACAGCAAAGATTGCTATATAAAATGATGGGAAGCGATGATGCTTTGAAAAAAACAAATAGATTAAATATGTTGAAGCAAGCACCATACATAAATTGTACAGAACCTCGCCAATAAGTAATGGTCCCCAGAGTGGATTGTATACTTCTGAACCAACAGTTGTTAATGCCTCCCAAGTGCCATCAGTAAAAATCGGTTGAAAAACAGACACTGTAGTTACCAATAATCTAATAGGGGATAAAACAACTCCAATACCAACTAAAATTAACCAACCAGACAATCCCTTTAAATTTTTATTGTTTTCCATGAATTCTCCTTTGTGCCTAACATATGATTAGGTGTACTAATGAAAAAAGCAAAGGTTGCTCTTCATGACAACCTAATCTATGTTGCTTGTTTATTATTATTTGTTCACTATTATTGAATTTAATCATCTTTGATCCTTGCTTATAGACTTGTATATGTTGCTCATACTGGCAACCTAAACTTTTTTCTAATAGTATTCCATTCGTCTTACTACTTCGTTTACCTATTTCTCTTTCCCTACCATCATATCCACTTACTCTATAATTCATTTCCTATTCTCATTAATCTTCAAACAAATCAATTTGTTTATTCAACAATTCACTTCTCGTACGATATTTACAATCAACTAGATTTATTTAAAAATAACACAAAAATTCAAAATAAAAAACAACTGTAGTTGTAAAACTACAATAAATTTTCACTTTTTTTAGAAATTTAACGGAATTTTCAAATTTTCAAAAAGAACCAAAGAATAGACCTGAAAGAAATATTAAAAATAAGTTGATGAAATAAATTTTGCTTTGAATGTATTTTACAATACTTGAACTGCAAACCACTAATTGATCAAAGAATAAAAGAAGTTAGTAATATTACCGATAATTTTGATGTCTTTGCTGAAGTTGAATCAAACGAATCACTAAAATTAAAAAAGAACCAATTCCTATCGAGATCTTTTTTTTGAAATTTGCAAAACCCCATGGAATGAGAATTGTCGGCTCTGCTTTTATAACTGACATTAGTTGGGATAATATAATTACTTTGAGGACTGCTGTACATGAGATGCTGCACGGAAATATTGACTGGGAATCGGAGAACATGAAGCAAGTGATTGAGATTCTGAAAAAAGATGACTTTGTTATGGATAAAATCAAAAATCATAATACTGCTTTTGGCTATAATACGCTTGAAGGTTATCTTGAAGAAAATTGTGTTCGGGTTGTTGCAATGGATCAGATTATTAATGAGAAATTTAATATAAATGAAGATGCTAAAACCCGCTGGAAAGAAAATGATGATGGTATGCATGTTTTTGCTGAGGTACTTTATTATGTAATGAAACATAAAAATTTCTATGATTCTGGTATGAGTATAACCTTAATTTATTTTCTATGTGACTAGCTTTCACTAAAGTTCTTTTGCACATATTGATAAAGCTCTTCTTCTGAACATTTTAATGATTCAGAAAAACCTTCTTTAAAACCTTCAACTACACTTGTAACAAATGGAAGTTTATTCATATAGTAAAATATATTATCATCATATTTTATATAGTAATTTTTTAACCATCCATATCTTTCAATTAACTCTTTATTACCTAAAAGACAGTTTTTAAAAATTAATTGGTCTAATAGTCTTTTGCTGTTGTATGGCATAATATGTAAATTAAATTCTTGTTCAGATATCTTTTTATTAAATAAAATCCATTTTTCAAATTCAGAACCAACTTGATATTTATATCCAGTTGTTTTCAGCAATTTTGAATAAAAATCTTTTCCATAAAGTTCTTCTACCCCTATACTTATATCAACTATTGGTTTTGAAGATAAACTAGGAATAGAAGTACTACCAATATGATTTATAGTTTTATATTGATTAGAAAATATTTCTCTTAACAGTTTTTTTTCATTTTCAAAAAACACTCTCCAGTTTGGATTGTATTCACTAATAATAATTCCCAAAATATCCAATCCTTTTTTTTATAAAACATTTGAAAGTAATGACTGGAACATAACGATGAACATTACCGGCAGGGAAAAGCTGCAGAGCGAAGCGGGGTAGCTTTTTCCTGCTGAGTTGATGCGGTTGTTGTTAGGTGCATTACTTACCTTCTTTATATACCGGCCTTACTTATGGCTTCCTGGGCTTTTCTTTTATCAAGCTCATCTGCAACTGCTGAATGAACACATTTTTTATTTACAGGGTTGAGATATGTACTCAGAGATTTTGCTACAACCAAAGCTGCTGGTATTCCGATTATGCTAATAAACAAACCTGCAACTTGAAAGGCACACAATACAGCAAGGATAAGTCCAAAAGGAAAATATAACACCATTACAATTGTTGAGTATGTTTTCCATGCTTTGTTTTGCTCTACATTTAGTTCTTTCTTGCTAATCATAGCATTGCCAAATGGCCTGAATAGAAATTTTCCAAATTCCATTAACCCAAAACCAATAGGTGACGCTACGACTGATGCAACTAAAATGAAGCCAAGCACATATACGACTATCGCATTGATAAAACCCAAAAAAGGAATGTGCCACAAGATGTTGCCTAACGTTTTCATACTTTTTCTCCTTAAGTACGCCCTGTTTTATTCTGTTAGAACGCCGGACGATTAAACGCCTAACGCCAAAATCAGCGACGCGGCTTTTTGCGTCTGCTGAATTTTATTATTAAGTGTTTCATTTGATGTTATATTTTTCTTTCAGTTCAGATAATCGCTTTTCTTCTTTTTCGCCAAAGTCAGAAGTTGAATAAAGTGCATTTCCATCGGCACCGTCTAAACGCTCCACTGTAACTGTAAAGATTGCATCTGAAGGCACATCAATTTTTCCCCAATCGGAATACATATTAGGAGCCAAACGCCAAGAAGCTTCTTCTCCTGGCTCTAAGCCACCTGAGATTGAATAACTGAATGTATCTTGATGCCACGGAACACTTCGATTAGGGCTTGCAATAGTTCCCTTAAAAAAAGCTCTCGAAACAGCGTGGTGGGTTCCATTTTTTACTGTCAGCTCGATAATGGGTTGCTCACCCATGAATTCCCTTTTCTGTTTATAAAAGCGGGATCTTAAAACTTCGAAACTTTTCAATCGTTCGCGAGCATCTACGGATAAGCGTTGTTTCTCCTCAAGTTCTTTAATCTCTTGAAATGCTTGTTCCTTTTGCTGCCGTTCCCGTTTGAGTTTTATTTGGGCTGCTTCTGCAATTATTTGTTCCCCTGTCTTGCCATGAACGGCATCTTTCATTTTTCCTTCAAGATTGCCAACACCTGAGGTCCCTTCTGTGAAAATAGATTTCAGATCGATTTTACTAGAAGCCATTAATTGGAGTGCTTCGTCAAATTGGATTCTTTTTTCCGCTGGGAGAGATTCCCTTATTTTTGCAATCGAAGTTTTCATAGATTCGTCTGACGATGCATCGACAGTTGGTTTACTACACCCCACAAGGAAAATGCCCACAAACAAAAAAATAAATAGCTTCAAATTCATTTTTACCTCCTTTTTGACACCTAACATATGATTAGGTTTACTAATGAAACAAGCAAAGGTTGCTCTTCATGACTACCTGATCTCTGATGCTTGTTAATTGTTATTATTTTATTATTCCTGAATATAATCATTTGTCTACTTCTTACTTCCTTGTGTATGTTGCTCGTATTGGCAACCTAAACTGTGTTGAATAGTTTCCTAAATCTCTTTCTATATCGTAGAATCTCTTCTCATTCTTCATATCTATTTACGCTATACTCTCTTCCATTCTCTCCACTTATCACTCTATTCAAAAAAATTATTCAACCAATTCACTTCTCGTACGATATTTACAATCAACTAGATTAATTTAATAATAACACAAAAATTCAAAATAAAAAACAGTTGTAGTTGTAAAACCACAATAAATTTTCACTTTTTTTAGAAATTTAACAGAATTTCCAAATTTTCAACGAAAACCCAAAGAGTAAACTCTGAAAAATCTTACAAAAAAATAAATCTTTACAAAATAAGTAATATTAATACTATAGAAAGATTCTTACTTTCTCTTCTCATTTATCTGATTATCAACGGCATCATTCCATGTTCCAGTAGTTCCTCTAATTGTTTCCCCAATCCTAATAGAACCAGGAAGTATAATAGTTGGAATTATAGTATTAACAGGTGGATCGTTAACAGCTACTAAACTAAAAGTAACGGCTGCAGGTTCGGAGGTGCTTTTCCCATCATAGGCAGAAAATTCAATCTTACAAACATTCGTACCATTTAAATTATTAGCCGGTGTGAAAATTGCCGAATCTAACGATAAATTAATGTTAACTAGAGTACCAGAAGCTGTAAAACTAGAACTACCGTTTCCGTTTCCCCCAAATGTTATACCTTCAGTTCCTAATGTAAGAGTTCCTCCAGTAATCGTAAAAGCAATAATCTGATCATCATTATCTGCATCTGTAACACCAAAATTATCATCTAAATCAATTATAATATCTTCCATTGATGATTCAGGAATAATTGGTGCGATGACTATAGGTGTAAAATTAATACCAGTTCCCTGTATCTTGAAATTATAAGGATTTTCATCACTATCGTTGTTTGAGATAATAATAGTTGTACTACGTATACCCAATGCTGAAGGATTAAACTGTACAGTAAAAGTTGTCGAATCTCCTATTGCAACGCTATTTGCTGGTTGTTGTAATATTGAAAAATCTGCTATCTGTCCGGCTGAAAAACTTACAGAATTTTCACCCAATGTTAACACTTCATTACCAGTATTCTTAATAGTAAAAGTATTTAAAATTGAAGCATCTGCAACATAAACATCTCCAAAGTCAGTATAATCCATTGGTGAGGGAGAGGTAGCACCATCCTGAATTACAGTCTTATTACCTTCAACACTTATTTCAGGTTGAGGTATACCTAACAATGACTCAGTTGTTTCAATAGAGTGCTGTTCAAGTTCAGAATAATCATAAAAGTAGGTTTTAAAATTTAAATTGCCTGTTTGATATTCAGAAGAGTTAACTTTAAATCTTAGCACAAAAGTGTCACTACCACCCGAACTCTGAATTAGATCTACCGCATCAATTCCATTGTCCGAAACATCAAAAAATGTTAATTTTTGATCTGTTATGACTGGATTATTTATATCCGAGAAACCTGCAATTCCGTCATTTTGATCTGTTCCGCTTCCAGACTGAGCACTATCATCTACAAAAGTTAATCCAGTGGGTAAAGTTACTTCTATATCTATATCCATGGCATCAACTGATCCGCTGTTTTGTAAGAGTATTGTCACTTCTGTTTCATCGTTACTTGTATTTATTGATGTGGGATTAAAAACAATATCAGAAAAAATCAGTTCAGGTTTACGTGTTTCAGTTTTTATTGCTGTTACAGGGATATTATTTAAGCTTGTTCCAATTTCTTCACCGGGCTTTGTATTCGGAGCTCCATCGGCTATTCCACGACCACACCATATATTCATTTGATTTGAAAGATCAGGGGAAGCAGGTTGATAATCAGAATTTGCTGTAATGTTCAAAATTGCAGTAGCTCCATCAAGAAAATCTATAAATTCCCAATAGAGTTTTTGATCATTTTGATACATTGCAGTGCCATCAAAGGGAGATTCCCAATTATGTGAGACATAAGTGAAAGCTCCACCAAGAATATCTTCGGCATAAATAATTGGAAGATCAAAACCGCTGGAATTCTTCAGTTTTATAATCCAATTTACAGGCTGATTTGCACCTACGGGATTGTCGTCATTGGAAATTGTAACGCTTAACTGAGGTGGAACTGTTGAAATCGAATAAGAATTTTCAGGTGCATTAAATATATTTCCGGCAAAATCTTCATATCTGATATTAACTAGGATTTCACCTCCAGCAAATGAACAGTCTGAAGTGACAATACTAAAGGAAATTATTATTGTTTCGTCTGTTTTCAATTCTGATAGATCAGAAATTTCATTTGAAGTCCAGGTTAGATTTGTTGTAGCTATTGTAGGATTTCCACATACACCCTTATCAACTCCATTAAGACTCCATTTCGAACTACCTATCTTGTAATTCATTCCGTTTGGAATCGTTTCTTTTACCTGAAGATTATACAAACTTACATGACCAGTATTCCGGATCGTAATATACCCAGAGCTTTCACCAGAACCATAAATAAATGATGAAGAAAGATTAGTTGAAGCTAAAACAGCAGGTATTACAATTTCAATATTCGGTGATAAAGTCATTGTTTCTTGACAATTAACACCTAAAATGTTTGAATTTACAGAAATATTATTTGTTAAATTTGAATTGCCAATGATTTTTGAATTCAATGTAATTAACCTTTTTTCTCCTGCAGCCATTTCATTGATAAAAAAACTACATCCATTTATTGCAGAACCTTCGTGGTCAAAGTTAGGATTTATTGTGACACCAGTCATATTATCTACACTGGCAGAAATATACT contains these protein-coding regions:
- a CDS encoding Type 1 glutamine amidotransferase-like domain-containing protein; its protein translation is MKRKLYLYGGLTDNFKTTLEPFVVSSGGKDAKIVVLLQGSEGWEKYIDGYKKPIETYGVKNISFIVPEKNSLKISDENLERIKESTGIFIGGGNTSLYIDIYCYEKVGTIIKDKYYDGCPYAGLSAGAILTVEEFCNEKYHANKSYQAYGLLKEILIVPHFIERNGFKELNDQFDKFSYNKAFGINEDICIEVIDEKICKVFGKSEAYFISKVENMINLKKYSPNDEFEI
- a CDS encoding GrpB family protein is translated as MGIIISEYNPNWRVFFENEKKLLREIFSNQYKTINHIGSTSIPSLSSKPIVDISIGVEELYGKDFYSKLLKTTGYKYQVGSEFEKWILFNKKISEQEFNLHIMPYNSKRLLDQLIFKNCLLGNKELIERYGWLKNYYIKYDDNIFYYMNKLPFVTSVVEGFKEGFSESLKCSEEELYQYVQKNFSES
- a CDS encoding YhdH/YhfP family quinone oxidoreductase, giving the protein MTFTDSTFKAFRVEEKNGIFIGSVQEIEFGTLEKMEILVKVHYSSLNYKDALSASGNKGVTKSYPHTPGIDAVGIIEKSNDETLKVGEKVIVTSYDLGMNTAGGFAEYIKVPSKWAVKLPKNLSMKEAMVYGTAGLTAGMSVLRLTELIKPDDGKIVVSGATGGVGSISISILSKLGYNVVAITGKETERDYLLNLGAKEIILRNEFELLDKKPLLKPLFAGAIDTVGGEILENIIKSTASVGVVTCCGNVASPKLDLTVFPFILRGITLIGIDSQNYPMKYRSIVWEMLSDKWKPKQLEDTCVEIKLEDIQQQISLMLEGKLKGRTILKLKE
- a CDS encoding DUF2569 domain-containing protein, with translation MENNKNLKGLSGWLILVGIGVVLSPIRLLVTTVSVFQPIFTDGTWEALTTVGSEVYNPLWGPLLIGEVLYNLCMVLASTYLIYLFFSKHHRFPSFYIAIFAVSLIFIPLDAWLISFVMPGEPMFDPDTAKEYGRVLVVGLIWVPYMLKSKRVKVTFVEKMPNSKSINADN